Proteins encoded in a region of the Peromyscus maniculatus bairdii isolate BWxNUB_F1_BW_parent chromosome 15, HU_Pman_BW_mat_3.1, whole genome shotgun sequence genome:
- the Prkaa1 gene encoding 5'-AMP-activated protein kinase catalytic subunit alpha-1 isoform X1 — translation MRRLSSWRKMATAEKQKHDGRVKIGHYILGDTLGVGTFGKVKVGKHELTGHKVAVKILNRQKIRSLDVVGKIRREIQNLKLFRHPHIIKLYQVISTPSDIFMVMEYVSGGELFDYICKNGRLDEKESRRLFQQILSGVDYCHRHMVVHRDLKPENVLLDAHMNAKIADFGLSNMMSDGEFLRTSCGSPNYAAPEVISGRLYAGPEVDIWSSGVILYALLCGTLPFDDDHVPTLFKKICDGIFYTPQYLNPSVISLLKHMLQVDPMKRATIKDIREHEWFKQDLPKYLFPEDPSYSSTMIDDEALKEVCEKFECSEEEVLSCLYNRNHQDPLAVAYHLIIDNRRIMNEAKDFYLATSPPDSFLDDHHLTRPHPERVPFLVAETPRARHTLDELNPQKSKHQGVRKAKWHLGIRSQSRPNDIMAEVCRAIKQLDYEWKVVNPYYLRVRRKNPVTSTFSKMSLQLYQVDSRTYLLDFRSIDDEIAEAKSGTATPQRSGSISNYRSCQRSDSDAEAPGKPSEVSLTSSVTSLDSSPVDLAPRPGSHTIEFFEMCANLIKILAQ, via the exons TGGGCAAGCATGAATTAACTGGCCATAAAGTGGCCGTGAAGATACTCAACCGGCAGAAGATCCGGAGCCTCGACGTGGTTGGGAAAATCCGCCGAGAGATTCAGAACCTGAAGCTTTTCCGGCACCCTCACATCATTAAACT GTACCAGGTCATCAGTACACCATCTGATATTTTCATGGTGATGGAATATGTCTCAGGAGGAGAGCTATTTGATTATATCTGTAAAAATGGAAGG TTGGATGAAAAGGAAAGTCGACGTCTGTTCCAACAGATCCTTTCTGGTGTGGATTATTGTCACAGGCACATGGTGGTCCACAGAGACTTGAAACCTGAGAACGTCCTGCTtgatgcacacatgaatgcaAAGATAGCTGATTTTG GTCTTTCAAACATGATGTCCGATGGTGAATTTTTGAGAACAAGCTGTGGCTCACCCAATTACGCTGCCCCGGAAGTGATTTCAGGAAG ATTGTACGCAGGCCCCGAGGTGGACATCTGGAGCAGTGGTGTCATTCTCTACGCCTTGTTATGTGGGACCCTCCCCTTTGACGATGACCACGTGCCAACGCTCTTTAAGAAGATATGCGACGGGATTTTTTATACCCCTCAGTATTTAAATCCCTCTGTCATCAGCCTTTTGAAGCATATGCTGCAGGTAGATCCCATGAAGAGGGCCACAATAAAAGATATCAG GGAACATGAATGGTTTAAACAGGACCTTCCAAAATATCTCTTTCCTGAGGATCCATCATACAGTTCAACCATGATTGATGATGAAGCCTTAAAAGAAGTGTGTGAGAAGTTCGAGTGCTCGGAAGAGGAGGTTCTCAGCTGCCTGTACAACAGAAATCACCAGGACCCGCTGGCAGTAGCCTACCATCTCATAATAGACAACAGGAGGATAATGAACGAGGCCAAAGATTTCTACCTGGCAACAAGCCCGCCCGATTCTTTCCTTGATGACCACCATTTAACTCGGCCCCATCCCGAAAGAGTCCCCTTCTTGGTTGCTGAGACACCAAGGGCACGGCATACCCTTGATGAGTTaaacccacagaaatccaaacaCCAAGGTGTCCGGAAAGCAAAATGGCATCTGGGAATTAGAAGTCAAAGTCGACCAAATGATATCATGGCAGAAGTATGTAGAGCAATCAAGCAATTGGATTATGAATGGAAG GTTGTAAATCCCTATTATTTGCGTGTACGAAGGAAGAATCCTGTGACTAGCACATTTTCCAAAATGAGTCTACAGCTCTATCAAGTGGATAGCCGGACTTACTTATTGGATTTCCGTAGTATTGATG ATGAAATTGCAGAAGCCAAATCAGGGACGGCTACCCCACAGAGATCGGGATCCATCAGCAACTATCGATCTTGCCAAAGGAGTGACTCCGATGCCGAGGCTCCAGGGAAGCCCTCAGAAGTTTCTCTTACCTCGTCTGTGACCTCGCTCGACTCTTCTCCTGTCGACTTAGCTCCAAGACCAGGAAGTCACACAATAGAATTTTTTGAAATGTGTGCAAATCTAATTAAAATTCTTGCACAGTAA
- the Prkaa1 gene encoding 5'-AMP-activated protein kinase catalytic subunit alpha-1 isoform X2: MVVHRDLKPENVLLDAHMNAKIADFGLSNMMSDGEFLRTSCGSPNYAAPEVISGRLYAGPEVDIWSSGVILYALLCGTLPFDDDHVPTLFKKICDGIFYTPQYLNPSVISLLKHMLQVDPMKRATIKDIREHEWFKQDLPKYLFPEDPSYSSTMIDDEALKEVCEKFECSEEEVLSCLYNRNHQDPLAVAYHLIIDNRRIMNEAKDFYLATSPPDSFLDDHHLTRPHPERVPFLVAETPRARHTLDELNPQKSKHQGVRKAKWHLGIRSQSRPNDIMAEVCRAIKQLDYEWKVVNPYYLRVRRKNPVTSTFSKMSLQLYQVDSRTYLLDFRSIDDEIAEAKSGTATPQRSGSISNYRSCQRSDSDAEAPGKPSEVSLTSSVTSLDSSPVDLAPRPGSHTIEFFEMCANLIKILAQ, translated from the exons ATGGTGGTCCACAGAGACTTGAAACCTGAGAACGTCCTGCTtgatgcacacatgaatgcaAAGATAGCTGATTTTG GTCTTTCAAACATGATGTCCGATGGTGAATTTTTGAGAACAAGCTGTGGCTCACCCAATTACGCTGCCCCGGAAGTGATTTCAGGAAG ATTGTACGCAGGCCCCGAGGTGGACATCTGGAGCAGTGGTGTCATTCTCTACGCCTTGTTATGTGGGACCCTCCCCTTTGACGATGACCACGTGCCAACGCTCTTTAAGAAGATATGCGACGGGATTTTTTATACCCCTCAGTATTTAAATCCCTCTGTCATCAGCCTTTTGAAGCATATGCTGCAGGTAGATCCCATGAAGAGGGCCACAATAAAAGATATCAG GGAACATGAATGGTTTAAACAGGACCTTCCAAAATATCTCTTTCCTGAGGATCCATCATACAGTTCAACCATGATTGATGATGAAGCCTTAAAAGAAGTGTGTGAGAAGTTCGAGTGCTCGGAAGAGGAGGTTCTCAGCTGCCTGTACAACAGAAATCACCAGGACCCGCTGGCAGTAGCCTACCATCTCATAATAGACAACAGGAGGATAATGAACGAGGCCAAAGATTTCTACCTGGCAACAAGCCCGCCCGATTCTTTCCTTGATGACCACCATTTAACTCGGCCCCATCCCGAAAGAGTCCCCTTCTTGGTTGCTGAGACACCAAGGGCACGGCATACCCTTGATGAGTTaaacccacagaaatccaaacaCCAAGGTGTCCGGAAAGCAAAATGGCATCTGGGAATTAGAAGTCAAAGTCGACCAAATGATATCATGGCAGAAGTATGTAGAGCAATCAAGCAATTGGATTATGAATGGAAG GTTGTAAATCCCTATTATTTGCGTGTACGAAGGAAGAATCCTGTGACTAGCACATTTTCCAAAATGAGTCTACAGCTCTATCAAGTGGATAGCCGGACTTACTTATTGGATTTCCGTAGTATTGATG ATGAAATTGCAGAAGCCAAATCAGGGACGGCTACCCCACAGAGATCGGGATCCATCAGCAACTATCGATCTTGCCAAAGGAGTGACTCCGATGCCGAGGCTCCAGGGAAGCCCTCAGAAGTTTCTCTTACCTCGTCTGTGACCTCGCTCGACTCTTCTCCTGTCGACTTAGCTCCAAGACCAGGAAGTCACACAATAGAATTTTTTGAAATGTGTGCAAATCTAATTAAAATTCTTGCACAGTAA